The following proteins come from a genomic window of Populus nigra chromosome 6, ddPopNigr1.1, whole genome shotgun sequence:
- the LOC133696790 gene encoding cation/H(+) antiporter 19-like, with product MATNTSNVTAALPKPMKATSNGAFQHENPLDYALPLLILQICLVVAFTRTLAFLLKPLRQPRVIAEIIGGILLGPSAFGRSERFLHTVFPPKSMTVLDTVANIGLLFFLFLVGLELDIRSIRRTGKKSLAIAGAGITLPFLLGIGTSFVLRSTISKGSAHAPFLVFMGVSLSITAFPVLARILAELKLLTTDVGRIAMSAAAVNDVVAWILLALAIALSGSNTSPLISLWVLLCGVGFVVFSVYVIRPLLELMARRSPDGEPVKEIYICITLSLVLASSFVTDSIGIHALFGAFVVGILVPKDSPFPGVLIEKIEDLVAGLFLPLYFASSGLKTNVATISGAQSWGLLVLVIATACFGKIIGTMFVSRMFFKVPFREAAALGFLMNTKGLVELIVLNIGKDRKVLNDQTFAVLVLMALFTTFITTPIVMAVYKPARRVAPYKNRTVKRKDLDTELRLLACFHSSRNIPTMINLVECSRGTRKRGRLCVYAMHLMELSERSSAISMVHKARKNGLPFWNKKRDDRDQMVIAFEAYQQLSSVTIRPMTAISALNTIYEDICTSAHQKRAAMILLPFHKHQRVDGSLESLGHSLQEVNQRVLRHSPCSAGILIDRGFGGTTQVSASDVSYEIVVPFFGGSDDMEALAYGMRMAEHPGIMLTVLKFVPASGKTLLTLEGHDTNVIRVENDKNSNSEADSEIFFSEFIQHAAKKLQDSVSHEERVVESKADVVAALKSMSKSNLFMVGRMPPTAPLLISTDTPELGPVGSFLASSNFSNTASVLVIQHYYPNGNLHPVVEEEENEVTDDGTDTLV from the exons ATGGCCACCAACACAAGTAATGTAACAGCTGCATTGCCAAAGCCTATGAAGGCAACGTCAAATGGAGCGTTTCAGCATGAGAATCCATTAGATTATGCGCTTCCTTTGTTGATCCTTCAGATATGTTTGGTCGTCGCTTTTACAAGGACCCTTGCATTCCTTCTCAAGCCCCTCAGGCAACCCAGAGTCATTGCTGAGATCATT GGAGGAATACTGCTTGGACCATCTGCCTTCGGAAGAAGCGAGAGATTTCTTCACACGGTGTTCCCACCAAAGAGCATGACTGTCCTGGACACGGTCGCCAACATCggtctccttttcttcttgtttttggtgGGTTTAGAGCTTGACATTCGATCCATTCGTCGCACTGGAAAGAAGTCCTTGGCAATAGCCGGCGCTGGCATCAcccttcctttccttttagGAATCGGCACCTCATTTGTTCTTCGTTCCACCATATCCAAAGGAAGCGCTCACGCCCCTTTCCTTGTCTTCATGGGCGTCTCTCTCTCCATCACCGCTTTCCCAGTCCTGGCCCGTATCTTGGCGGAACTCAAGCTTCTAACCACCGATGTGGGCCGCATAGCAATGTCTGCAGCTGCAGTCAATGATGTTGTTGCCTGGATTCTCCTTGCACTTGCTATAGCTCTCTCAGGCAGCAACACTTCTCCGCTTATCTCCTTATGGGTCCTCCTTTGTGGCGTGGGGTTTGTTGTGTTTTCAGTTTACGTCATAAGACCATTACTGGAGCTTATGGCCCGGCGCAGCCCTGATGGCGAGCCGGTGAAAGAGATCTACATTTGCATCACGTTGTCACTTGTGTTGGCTTCCTCTTTCGTCACCGACTCCATCGGCATACATGCACTTTTTGGAGCTTTTGTGGTGGGAATCTTAGTACCCAAGGACAGTCCTTTTCCCGGGGTTCTTATAGAGAAGATAGAGGATCTTGTGGCGGGGCTCTTTCTGCCACTCTATTTCGCATCCAGCGGGCTCAAGACCAACGTTGCAACCATAAGTGGAGCACAATCTTGGGGCTTGCTTGTGCTCGTAATAGCCACGGCTTGTTTCGGTAAGATAATTGGGACAATGTTTGTGTCGAGGATGTTTTTTAAGGTGCCCTTTAGAGAAGCTGCGGCTCTTGGATTCCTAATGAACACCAAAGGCCTTGTGGAGCTCATTGTCCTCAATATTGGCAAGGATCGCAAG GTGCTCAATGATCAGACTTTTGCCGTTTTAGTTTTAATGGCGCTGTTCACCACCTTCATCACTACGCCCATCGTGATGGCCGTGTATAAGCCTGCTAGAAGGGTAGCGCCTTACAAGAACCGTACTGTCAAACGCAAGGATCTTGACACAGAGCTTCGACTACTGGCCTGCTTCCATAGCAGCCGCAATATTCCTACTATGATCAACCTTGTGGAGTGTTCCCGAGGAACACGGAAACGAGGACGCCTCTGCGTGTATGCCATGCATCTCATGGAACTTTCAGAGCGATCATCTGCAATCTCAATGGTTCATAAAGCCCGAAAAAATGGACTCCCTTTTTGGAACAAGAAACGTGATGATAGAGATCAAATGGTGATTGCTTTTGAAGCTTATCAGCAACTCAGCAGTGTCACCATCCGTCCCATGACTGCCATCTCTGCTCTCAACACTATCTATGAGGACATTTGCACCAGCGCACACCAAAAGCGTGCTGCCATGATTCTCCTCCCATTCCACAAGCACCAGAGAGTGGACGGAAGCTTGGAGTCTTTGGGGCACTCGCTGCAGGAGGTAAACCAGCGCGTCCTCCGTCATTCTCCATGTTCTGCTGGTATTCTCATTGACCGTGGCTTCGGAGGCACCACCCAAGTCTCGGCCAGTGATGTGTCCTACGAGATTGTAGTCCCTTTCTTTGGAGGTAGTGACGACATGGAAGCTCTAGCCTACGGGATGAGAATGGCGGAGCACCCTGGAATCATGCTTACTGTCCTTAAGTTCGTGCCCGCATCAGGGAAGACGCTATTGACATTAGAAGGCCACGATACCAATGTGATCAGGGTTGAGAATGATAAAAATTCTAACAGCGAGGCTGATAGCGAGATCTTCTTCTCTGAATTCATCCAGCATGCTGCCAAAAAGCTGCAAGATTCAGTGTCACATGAGGAAAGAGTTGTAGAGAGTAAGGCAGACGTTGTTGCAGCATTGAAATCAATGAGCAAGAGCAATCTCTTCATGGTAGGAAGAATGCCACCCACAGCTCCTCTGTTGATCTCAACCGACACTCCAGAACTGGGTCCCGTTGGAAGCTTTTTGGCTTCCTCCAACTTCTCCAATACAGCATCCGTTTTGGTGATCCAACACTATTATCCAAATGGAAATCTTCATCCGGTCgttgaggaagaagaaaacgaaGTCACGGATGATGGCACAGATACACTGGTTTAG
- the LOC133697446 gene encoding DEAD-box ATP-dependent RNA helicase 50: MAHPLLVSLRPQSIIIAYHSHSHSHSHIELKLNSSSPRVLSLVRAVPHLQASASHSHLLDDLHHTPSPPSNKDDSGIETKGVAANFGKLKAHKLKLIARKAKQQFNKHQHFREEEEEADKEPISRNSDERGVNRTSRHDIKPRKSDSKVAGTHISSSHSRGWGKGVDSRSMQVSMQRGHENDFFSRKSFRDLGCTDFMIESLKGQVFVRPSHIQAMAFAPVIDGKSCIIADQSGSGKTMAYLIPLIQRLRQEELQGLGQSSSQSPRVLILVPTAELASQVLNNCRSMSKHGVPFRSMVVTGGFRQRTQLENLEQGVDVLIATPGRFMFLIKEGFLKLQNLKCAVLDEIDILFNDENFEASLQGLINSSPVTTQYLFVTATLPVDVCNKLIEVFPDCEVIMGPGVHRTSARLEEILVDCSGEIEAEKTPETAFLNKKSALLQLVEQSPVSKTIIFCNKIETCRKVENALKRTDRKGTLVRVLPFHAALAQESRLANMKEFMNPSRPKEESLLLVCTDRASRGIDFSGVDHVVLFDFPRDPSEYVRRVGRTARGARGNGKAFIFAVGKQVFLARKIIQRNEKGHPLHDVPFAYEQVG; the protein is encoded by the exons ATGGCACATCCTCTTCTTGTAAGCTTGAGACCCCAAAGCATTATCATCGCCTATCACAGCCACAGCCACAGCCACAGCCACattgaattgaaattgaatagTAGCAGTCCTAGGGTTTTGTCTTTGGTTAGAGCTGTCCCTCACCTTCAAGCCTCTGCTTCTCACTCTCACCTTCTCGATGATCTTCATCACACTCCTTCTCCTCCTTCAAATAAGGATGATTCAG GTATTGAAACTAAGGGAGTAGCTGCAAATTTTGGGAAACTAAAAGCACACAAGCTAAAACTTATTGCCAGAAAGGCAAAGCAACAATTCAACAAACACCAACATTTtcgagaagaggaggaggaggcagaTAAAGAGCCCATCAGTAGGAATTCAGACGAGCGTGGTGTTAATAGGACATCAAGGCATGATATCAAACCTCGAAAATCCGATTCCAAAGTGGCGGGAACACATATTTCTTCTTCCCACTCAAGAGGTTGGGGTAAAGGAGTCGACTCCAGATCAATGCAGGTTTCTATGCAACGAGGACATGAGAATGACTTCTTTAGTAGAAAATCATTTAGAGACCTGGGATGCACTGACTTTATGATTGAGTCTTTAAAAGGGCAGGTTTTTGTGCGCCCTTCTCATATTCAG GCCATGGCATTTGCACCTGTAATTGACGGGAAGAGCTGCATTATAGCAGACCAAAGTGGATCAGGGAAGACAATGGCATATCTCATACCTTTAATTCAACGTCTGAGGCAAGAAGAACTCCAAGGACTTGGTCAATCCTCATCTCAAAGTCCTCGAGTACTTATATTGGTGCCAACTGCTGAGTTGGCATCACAG GTTTTGAACAATTGCAGATCGATGTCAAAACACGGGGTTCCATTTCGGTCTATGGTTGTGACAGGTGGATTTCGACAGAGGACACAACTGGAAAATCTAGAACAAGGCGTTGATGTTCTAATAGCAACCCCTGGTCGTTTCATGTTCCTAATCAAAGAAGGCTTCTTGAAATTACAGAATCTTAAATG TGCTGTGCTAGATGAGATAGACATACTGTTCAATGACGAGAATTTTGAGGCTTCCCTGCAAGGCTTGATCAATTCTTCTCCTGTTACCACACAATATCTGTTTGTGACTGCAACTTTACCTGTAGATGTATGCAATAAACTCATTGAAGTCTTTCCTGATTGTGAAGTCATCATGGGACCTGGTGTGCATCGTACAAGTGCCAGGCTTGAAGAG ATTCTAGTAGATTGCAGTGGAGAAATTGAGGCAGAAAAAACTCCTGAGACAGCATTTCTCAATAAGAAATCTGCTCTTCTGCAGCTGGTGGAGCAAAGTCCAGTTTcgaaaacaattattttctgTAATAAG ATTGAGACTTGCAGAAAGGTAGAGAATGCATTAAAACGTACTGATAGAAAAGGGACTCTTGTTCGAGTTCTACCATTCCATGCTGCTCTGGCACAAGAATCACGTCTCGCAAATATGAAGGAGTTCATGAATCCTTCTCGGCCCAAAGAAGAGTCTCTCCTTTTGGTTTGCACTGACAG AGCATCGCGTGGAATTGACTTTTCTGGTGTGGATCATGTGGTACTCTTTGACTTTCCACGTGATCCAAGTGAATATGTGCGCCGTGTTGGAAGGACTGCCAGGGGTGCCAGAGGAAATGGGAAAGCTTTTATCTTTGCTGTTGGGAAGCAAGTTTTTCTTGCACGAAAGATAATACAGAGAAATGAAAAAGGTCACCCGTTGCATGATGTACCATTTGCGTATGAGCAGGTGGGTTAA